The following proteins come from a genomic window of Falco cherrug isolate bFalChe1 chromosome Z, bFalChe1.pri, whole genome shotgun sequence:
- the HEXB gene encoding beta-hexosaminidase subunit beta isoform X1, with amino-acid sequence MGRAMGLAGLLAGLFFVSAVLVSTSLRHGAPRSQPEPAEWEPASGAVPAEDSLWPLPQRLRTSRRQLQLAPDRFQLVHGAGSSAGPACGLLEDAFRRYYEYVFGRPGRRTRGRRQLGALARPELLRLQVVIGFQDPGCRGFPHLFSSEAYHLTITEPVAVLKADEVWGALRGLETFSQLVYEDDYGSFLVNESEIDDFPRFAHRGILLDTSRHYLPLKSILTNLKREVLTLMTENTRGTLSSAGKMRGLFCMHLKWILQKSLDAMAFNKFNVLHWHIVDDQSFPYQSIYFPELSDKGAYSYNHIYTPTDVRLVIEYARLRGIRVIPEFDTPGHTQSWGKGQKDLLTPCYSGEQPTGSFGPVNPILNTTYDFMTKFFKEISSVFPDAYIHLGGDEVNFDCWKSNPEVKEFMKKQGFGIDYAKLESYYIQKVLDIVSSYNKGYIVWQEVFDNKAELKPDTVVQVWMENNYAHELSSVTAAGFTAILAAPWYLDYISYGQDWKKYYSVEPLNFPGSEKQKKLLIGGEACLWGEFVDATNLTPRLWPRASAVGERLWSSRNVTNLQDAYKRLTNHRCRMLRRGIAAEPVFVGYCAHEARGQ; translated from the exons ATGGGCAGAGCCATGGGGCTGGCCGGGCTGCTGGCGGGGCTCTTCTTCGTGTCCGCCGTGTTGGTGAGCACCAGCCTTCGGCACGGCGCCCCGCGGAGCCAGCCCGAGCCGGCCGAGTGGGAGCCGGCCTCGGGCGCCGTGCCCGCGGAGGACTCGCTGTGGCCCCTGCCGCAGAGGCTCCGCACGTCCCGccgccagctgcagctggccccCGACCGCTTCCAGCTGGTACACGGCGCCGGCTCCTCGGCGGGGCCGGCCTGCGGTCTGCTGGAGGACGCCTTCCGCag GTACTACGAGTACGTGTtcgggcggcccggccggcggACGCGGGGCCGCAGGCAGCTGGGCGCCCTGGCGCGGCCCGAGCTGTTGCGGCTGCAGGTGGTGATCGGGTTCCAGGACCCCGGCTGCCGCGGCTTCCCGCACCTCTTCTCCAGCGAGGCCT atCATTTAACTATAACTGAGCCTGTGGCTGTACTGAAAGCAGATGAAGTATGGGGTGCTTTAAGAG GCTTGGAAACCTTCAGCCAGTTGGTTTATGAAGATGACTATGGAAGT TTTCTTGTCAATGAGTCTGAAATCGACGACTTCCCAAGATTTGCTCATAGAGGAATCTTACTAGACACCTCAAGGCATTATTTACCATTGAAATCTATTCTTACAAACCTG AAAAGGGAAGTGCTGACACTAATGACTGAAAACACAAGGGGAACACTATCTTCTGCAGGGAAAATGCGTGGTTTATTTTGCATGCATTTGAAATGGATTCTGCAGAAGTCACTA GATGCCATGGCTTTTAACAAGTTCAATGTTCTCCACTGGCATATAGTAGATGATCAGTCATTCCCTTACCAGAGTATTTATTTCCCTGAGTTAAGTGACAAG GGAGCATACTCCTATAACCACATCTACACTCCTACTGACGTCCGTCTGGTGATTGAGTATGCCCGGTTAAGAGGCATTAGAGTTATCCCAGAGTTTGATACTCCAGGACACACGCAGTCTTGGGGAAAAG GTCAAAAAGATCTTCTCACCCCTTGTTACAGTGGAGAACAGCCAACTGGGTCCTTTGGACCTGTAAATCCCATTTTGAATACAACTTATGACTTCATGACTAAATTCTTCAAAGAAATCAGCAGTGTATTTCCAGATGCATACATTCATTTGGGAGGAGATGAAGTGAACTTCGATTGTTG GAAATCTAACCCTGAAGTGAAAGAGTTCATGAAGAAGCAAGGATTTGGCATCGATTATGCTAAACTGGAATCTTACTATATTCAGAA GGTTTTGGACATTGTTTCCTCCTATAATAAAGGATACATAGTCTGGCAAGAAGTGTTTGATAACAAAGCAGAG CTGAAACCAGACACAGTAGTTCAAGTGTGGATGGAAAACAACTATGCTCATGAACTGAGCAGTGTCACTGCAGCTGGGTTCACTGCTATCCTGGCAGCTCCCTGGTACTTAGACTACATTAGTTACGGGCAAGACTGGAAGAAATACTACAGTGTTGAACCACTTAACTTTCCTg gatctgaaaaacagaaaaagcttttaatagGTGGAGAAGCCTGCCTGTGGGGGGAATTTGTGGATGCAACTAACCTTACACCAAGATTATG GCCTCGAGCAAGTGCTGTAGGGGAGAGACTCTGGAGCAGCAGGAATGTAACCAACTTGCAGGATGCCTATAAAAGACTGACTAATCATCGATGCCGCATGCTCCG CCGTGGCATAGCAGCCGAACCTGTGTTTGTTGGATACTGTGCCCATGAAGCAAGAGGGCAGTAA
- the HEXB gene encoding beta-hexosaminidase subunit beta isoform X2, with the protein MGRAMGLAGLLAGLFFVSAVLVSTSLRHGAPRSQPEPAEWEPASGAVPAEDSLWPLPQRLRTSRRQLQLAPDRFQLVHGAGSSAGPACGLLEDAFRRYYEYVFGRPGRRTRGRRQLGALARPELLRLQVVIGFQDPGCRGFPHLFSSEAYHLTITEPVAVLKADEVWGALRGLETFSQLVYEDDYGSFLVNESEIDDFPRFAHRGILLDTSRHYLPLKSILTNLDAMAFNKFNVLHWHIVDDQSFPYQSIYFPELSDKGAYSYNHIYTPTDVRLVIEYARLRGIRVIPEFDTPGHTQSWGKGQKDLLTPCYSGEQPTGSFGPVNPILNTTYDFMTKFFKEISSVFPDAYIHLGGDEVNFDCWKSNPEVKEFMKKQGFGIDYAKLESYYIQKVLDIVSSYNKGYIVWQEVFDNKAELKPDTVVQVWMENNYAHELSSVTAAGFTAILAAPWYLDYISYGQDWKKYYSVEPLNFPGSEKQKKLLIGGEACLWGEFVDATNLTPRLWPRASAVGERLWSSRNVTNLQDAYKRLTNHRCRMLRRGIAAEPVFVGYCAHEARGQ; encoded by the exons ATGGGCAGAGCCATGGGGCTGGCCGGGCTGCTGGCGGGGCTCTTCTTCGTGTCCGCCGTGTTGGTGAGCACCAGCCTTCGGCACGGCGCCCCGCGGAGCCAGCCCGAGCCGGCCGAGTGGGAGCCGGCCTCGGGCGCCGTGCCCGCGGAGGACTCGCTGTGGCCCCTGCCGCAGAGGCTCCGCACGTCCCGccgccagctgcagctggccccCGACCGCTTCCAGCTGGTACACGGCGCCGGCTCCTCGGCGGGGCCGGCCTGCGGTCTGCTGGAGGACGCCTTCCGCag GTACTACGAGTACGTGTtcgggcggcccggccggcggACGCGGGGCCGCAGGCAGCTGGGCGCCCTGGCGCGGCCCGAGCTGTTGCGGCTGCAGGTGGTGATCGGGTTCCAGGACCCCGGCTGCCGCGGCTTCCCGCACCTCTTCTCCAGCGAGGCCT atCATTTAACTATAACTGAGCCTGTGGCTGTACTGAAAGCAGATGAAGTATGGGGTGCTTTAAGAG GCTTGGAAACCTTCAGCCAGTTGGTTTATGAAGATGACTATGGAAGT TTTCTTGTCAATGAGTCTGAAATCGACGACTTCCCAAGATTTGCTCATAGAGGAATCTTACTAGACACCTCAAGGCATTATTTACCATTGAAATCTATTCTTACAAACCTG GATGCCATGGCTTTTAACAAGTTCAATGTTCTCCACTGGCATATAGTAGATGATCAGTCATTCCCTTACCAGAGTATTTATTTCCCTGAGTTAAGTGACAAG GGAGCATACTCCTATAACCACATCTACACTCCTACTGACGTCCGTCTGGTGATTGAGTATGCCCGGTTAAGAGGCATTAGAGTTATCCCAGAGTTTGATACTCCAGGACACACGCAGTCTTGGGGAAAAG GTCAAAAAGATCTTCTCACCCCTTGTTACAGTGGAGAACAGCCAACTGGGTCCTTTGGACCTGTAAATCCCATTTTGAATACAACTTATGACTTCATGACTAAATTCTTCAAAGAAATCAGCAGTGTATTTCCAGATGCATACATTCATTTGGGAGGAGATGAAGTGAACTTCGATTGTTG GAAATCTAACCCTGAAGTGAAAGAGTTCATGAAGAAGCAAGGATTTGGCATCGATTATGCTAAACTGGAATCTTACTATATTCAGAA GGTTTTGGACATTGTTTCCTCCTATAATAAAGGATACATAGTCTGGCAAGAAGTGTTTGATAACAAAGCAGAG CTGAAACCAGACACAGTAGTTCAAGTGTGGATGGAAAACAACTATGCTCATGAACTGAGCAGTGTCACTGCAGCTGGGTTCACTGCTATCCTGGCAGCTCCCTGGTACTTAGACTACATTAGTTACGGGCAAGACTGGAAGAAATACTACAGTGTTGAACCACTTAACTTTCCTg gatctgaaaaacagaaaaagcttttaatagGTGGAGAAGCCTGCCTGTGGGGGGAATTTGTGGATGCAACTAACCTTACACCAAGATTATG GCCTCGAGCAAGTGCTGTAGGGGAGAGACTCTGGAGCAGCAGGAATGTAACCAACTTGCAGGATGCCTATAAAAGACTGACTAATCATCGATGCCGCATGCTCCG CCGTGGCATAGCAGCCGAACCTGTGTTTGTTGGATACTGTGCCCATGAAGCAAGAGGGCAGTAA